The Salvelinus sp. IW2-2015 linkage group LG15, ASM291031v2, whole genome shotgun sequence genome includes a region encoding these proteins:
- the LOC111974914 gene encoding sperm flagellar protein 2, with product MEGLSESTELEEEVETQGGPRGEEGVSIPALLRAICHGGAWEACHNRFHPNWKSPDEYKEDFXKVYRELGYKVEDKIPFSILSQHPVIQDLIEGSAQYQLIDIHRALQVQQSEGEPLSLMVS from the exons ATGGAGGGGCTGAGTGAGTCGACCGAgctagaggaggaggtggagactcAGGGAGGGccaagaggggaggagggggtgtcCATCCCTGCCCTCCTCAGAGCTATCTGTCACGGGGGAGCCTGGGAGGCATGCCACAACCGCTTCCATCCCAACTGGAAGAGTCCTGATGAATATAAAGAG GACTTTGKGAAGGTCTACAGAGAACTGGGGTACAAGGTTGAGGACAAGATTCCATTCTCCATCCTATCCCAGCATCCGGTCATACAAGATCTGATCGAGGGTTCCGCTCAATACCAACTCATT GATATTCACCGAGCTCTGCAGGTCCAACAGAGCGAAGGGGAGCCTCTGTCTTTGATggtgtcttaa